From a region of the Candidatus Poribacteria bacterium genome:
- the pheA gene encoding prephenate dehydratase → MDLTKYRDQINEIDDQILGLLQKRAEISKRVGAVKAETGIAEVYVPHRQKQIIERLKKRNQGKFPEAALETIWTEILSASRSLQDLERVAFLGPVGSFGHLAALSHFGTSTEFIPVHPQVEIFTEVEAGRADYGVVAIENSAHGTVRDVLERFQRTPLWICAETFQPIKQHLLSRSPLAEVRCIYSHPQPFAQCKTWLRQHLSGAEQIEVVSTSEAAQRAAQEPSAAAIASELASELYEVPIIANSIMDEPDNTTRFFVIGKHIPDPSGHDRTALFFAIPDKVGALHQALGILEQAQLNLSYLESLPSRAKPWEYIFFTEMEGHIAEERVIIAIEQLEELCRNVNVLGSYPRGTF, encoded by the coding sequence TTGGATTTAACAAAGTACCGAGACCAGATTAACGAGATTGACGACCAAATTTTAGGATTGCTACAGAAGCGCGCTGAGATTTCCAAGCGGGTCGGTGCCGTGAAGGCTGAAACAGGCATTGCGGAGGTCTATGTTCCGCATCGGCAGAAGCAGATTATTGAACGTTTGAAGAAACGGAATCAGGGGAAGTTCCCTGAAGCCGCACTTGAAACGATCTGGACCGAGATTTTATCTGCGTCCCGTTCCTTGCAAGATCTGGAGAGAGTGGCGTTCCTCGGACCGGTTGGCAGTTTCGGGCACTTGGCGGCTCTCTCTCATTTCGGTACATCAACTGAGTTTATCCCTGTTCACCCACAGGTTGAAATTTTTACTGAGGTTGAAGCGGGGAGGGCGGACTACGGGGTGGTGGCTATTGAAAATTCAGCGCACGGCACTGTTCGTGATGTTTTAGAACGCTTTCAACGGACACCGTTGTGGATTTGTGCAGAGACATTCCAACCGATAAAACAGCACCTTTTATCAAGGTCACCGCTCGCGGAAGTTCGGTGTATCTATTCACATCCACAACCTTTCGCACAATGTAAGACATGGTTAAGGCAGCATCTCAGTGGTGCTGAGCAGATCGAGGTTGTGAGTACATCGGAGGCAGCACAGCGCGCCGCGCAAGAGCCGTCAGCAGCTGCCATTGCAAGTGAACTCGCAAGTGAACTTTATGAGGTTCCAATCATCGCAAACTCGATTATGGATGAACCTGATAACACAACCCGCTTCTTTGTCATCGGAAAGCATATTCCAGATCCGAGCGGACATGATCGGACTGCCCTGTTTTTCGCAATTCCGGACAAGGTTGGCGCACTACACCAAGCCTTGGGTATTTTAGAACAGGCACAATTGAATCTGAGTTATTTAGAATCTTTGCCGTCCCGAGCCAAACCCTGGGAATATATCTTCTTTACTGAGATGGAAGGGCATATTGCTGAAGAACGCGTCATCATCGCGATTGAGCAACTTGAGGAATTGTGTCGGAACGTCAATGTTCTCGGATCCTATCCACGCGGAACTTTTTAA
- a CDS encoding UPF0182 family protein — protein MDSRTKRFIITVAILAVVGGLGAIWVNLYPDFLWFEVVNYFSVYTKILTTKIWIGAIVGVCYLAILLTNIALIYRFTPAHLSPAFMGGADFMGGGAENPGDTRKMIYGALTLLAVLFSIMMGYAASDRWEIYLRYANAESLTFPAATPIVVEESLNSAEIPVSQLELQAKNIRVGDQISLQVNGTNQDARVEAILNDAIRLNTPVQIEPGQKAFLTSPARDPIFDKDVAYYVFRMPAERYVCGTLFGIFMLVTIFAIVIYFFHGLITGDTSQFRFRPPFNVKAHLFTLVGLTLLFRAWNYRFAMFDLLYTTNDVVRGGGGYAAMKARLPILYFLIGLTILCAIIFIISIFLKRNTLAFGGFAVFLIAGFLGQVYPVAIQRWQVEPRKQVLEADYINYNIKATLQAYGLAENTVTEEEYPLTEQLSYDDIRSPENASVFNSIRLWDWRPLRRTFRQLQELRTQYDFNDVDIDRYVVDGEIRQVMLSGRELNINELPIEIRNDWYKQTYTYTHGYGAVVSPVNEIDNGKPNMYIQGLPPIDYDEQWQHRFTETPGPRIYYGERTDRYVIVHPERSQGLEFDYPQEGQQYAEYAYQGKGGVQLNSFWRKMVYMLKFDNEINFVLPGEISPTSRILYERNIKNRIQKIAPFLRYDGDPYIIIHNGRLVWMIDAYTITHRYPYSVSMREFVSERRRQIADTQQNAEPWGNYIRNSVKVVVDAYDGTVDFYVMEREQDPIAECYRRIFPNLFKSFEEMPEELKAHIRYPTSMFLIQARVYQDYHMKDPVTFYAGEDKWEIGRELYDNTDAQTRQASAPPQPRSPFAPQQVPQSSGANGQPVEPYYVVIRLPGQEQSEFMLMLPFTPLNKPNLTAWLAARCDLPQYGQLLVYRFPKGKQIAGPMQVENFISQEPEISQQISLWNTQGSRVLRGNLLILPMNNSLLYVEPIYIQSEDEKTAIPELRRVVIGYGNEVVWGETLEEALVKMFGQGTGFQTTAATETTDDIDVGTDISTDQTSLPGLIEQANRYFNAGQDALRAGNWTEYGRYQRLLEETLRQLAE, from the coding sequence ATGGATTCACGAACCAAACGCTTTATTATCACTGTCGCTATTCTCGCTGTCGTTGGCGGATTAGGTGCCATCTGGGTTAACCTTTATCCCGACTTCCTATGGTTTGAGGTAGTGAACTATTTCAGCGTTTACACTAAAATTCTCACAACAAAAATCTGGATCGGTGCAATTGTTGGCGTTTGCTATTTAGCGATCCTGCTAACCAACATTGCCTTAATCTATCGGTTCACACCCGCACATCTCAGTCCGGCTTTTATGGGCGGTGCGGATTTCATGGGGGGCGGCGCAGAAAATCCCGGTGATACGCGAAAAATGATTTACGGGGCACTCACACTGCTTGCCGTCCTTTTTAGTATCATGATGGGCTACGCAGCCAGCGACCGGTGGGAAATCTATCTACGCTATGCCAATGCTGAGAGTCTCACTTTCCCTGCCGCTACGCCTATTGTTGTAGAAGAAAGTCTCAATTCTGCCGAAATTCCTGTCTCGCAACTCGAACTCCAAGCGAAAAATATAAGGGTCGGAGATCAGATAAGCTTACAGGTAAACGGGACAAATCAGGACGCACGGGTTGAAGCTATTTTGAATGATGCTATCCGTTTGAATACGCCTGTTCAAATTGAACCCGGACAGAAAGCATTCTTGACATCTCCCGCGCGCGATCCTATCTTTGATAAGGATGTCGCCTATTACGTTTTCAGAATGCCGGCGGAACGCTATGTGTGCGGAACGCTTTTCGGTATCTTTATGTTGGTGACGATATTTGCGATCGTCATCTACTTTTTTCACGGGCTAATCACGGGAGATACCAGTCAGTTTCGGTTCCGTCCACCTTTCAATGTGAAAGCACATTTGTTCACGCTTGTGGGGTTGACACTCCTCTTCCGAGCATGGAACTACCGGTTTGCTATGTTTGACCTCCTCTACACGACAAACGATGTCGTCCGAGGGGGTGGTGGATACGCCGCAATGAAGGCGCGACTTCCTATTTTATATTTCTTGATTGGACTGACAATCCTGTGTGCCATCATTTTCATCATTAGTATCTTCTTAAAACGCAACACCCTCGCTTTTGGTGGATTCGCCGTGTTTCTGATTGCCGGATTCCTTGGACAGGTCTATCCGGTCGCTATACAGAGATGGCAGGTTGAACCCAGAAAACAGGTGTTAGAGGCGGACTATATCAACTACAACATCAAAGCAACGCTACAGGCGTATGGTTTGGCTGAGAATACTGTGACGGAAGAAGAATACCCGTTGACAGAGCAACTCAGTTATGATGATATAAGAAGTCCCGAAAACGCTTCTGTTTTCAATAGCATTCGTCTCTGGGATTGGCGACCCTTGCGCAGAACTTTCCGACAACTCCAAGAATTGCGGACACAGTATGATTTTAACGATGTCGATATCGATCGCTATGTCGTCGATGGTGAGATTCGGCAGGTAATGCTCTCTGGACGGGAACTCAATATCAACGAACTCCCAATCGAAATTAGAAATGACTGGTATAAGCAGACCTATACCTACACGCACGGCTACGGTGCCGTTGTGAGTCCCGTCAACGAAATTGATAATGGCAAACCTAACATGTACATTCAGGGATTGCCACCAATTGACTATGACGAGCAGTGGCAACATCGGTTCACCGAAACACCGGGACCCCGTATCTATTATGGTGAACGCACGGATCGCTATGTCATCGTTCATCCGGAACGCAGTCAAGGACTTGAGTTTGACTATCCGCAGGAAGGTCAACAATACGCCGAATACGCCTATCAAGGAAAGGGCGGGGTCCAACTGAACTCTTTCTGGCGTAAAATGGTATACATGCTTAAGTTCGATAACGAAATTAACTTCGTGCTACCCGGTGAAATTTCACCGACAAGTCGGATCCTCTACGAACGAAACATCAAAAACCGGATCCAAAAAATCGCACCCTTCTTACGATACGACGGAGACCCTTACATTATTATCCATAACGGTAGATTGGTTTGGATGATTGATGCCTATACGATCACGCACCGGTACCCTTATTCCGTTTCCATGCGAGAATTCGTCAGCGAGAGAAGGCGGCAAATTGCTGATACACAGCAAAACGCTGAACCGTGGGGGAACTACATCCGAAACTCTGTTAAAGTCGTCGTTGATGCTTACGATGGCACTGTCGATTTTTACGTTATGGAGCGGGAGCAGGATCCAATCGCAGAATGTTATCGACGGATTTTCCCGAACCTTTTCAAGTCGTTTGAGGAGATGCCGGAGGAGCTAAAGGCGCATATCCGATACCCGACCTCCATGTTCCTTATCCAAGCCCGCGTTTATCAGGATTACCACATGAAAGATCCCGTAACCTTCTACGCAGGTGAAGATAAATGGGAGATCGGCAGGGAGCTTTATGACAATACAGATGCCCAAACGCGACAGGCTTCCGCGCCTCCGCAACCGAGGAGTCCTTTCGCACCGCAGCAGGTCCCCCAAAGTTCCGGGGCAAATGGGCAACCCGTTGAACCCTATTATGTCGTTATCAGACTGCCGGGGCAGGAGCAATCGGAATTCATGTTAATGTTGCCGTTCACACCGCTCAACAAACCGAATCTTACTGCATGGCTCGCTGCCCGATGTGATTTGCCCCAATATGGGCAGCTCCTTGTTTACCGGTTCCCGAAAGGGAAACAGATCGCTGGACCGATGCAGGTGGAGAATTTTATTAGCCAAGAACCAGAAATTTCACAGCAGATTAGCCTCTGGAATACGCAGGGGTCCCGCGTCTTACGTGGAAATCTGTTGATTCTGCCGATGAATAACTCTCTGCTTTATGTTGAGCCTATCTATATACAATCCGAAGATGAAAAAACCGCTATTCCTGAATTACGGCGCGTCGTCATCGGATACGGGAACGAAGTCGTATGGGGTGAAACTCTTGAGGAGGCACTCGTCAAGATGTTCGGACAGGGAACAGGGTTCCAAACCACCGCTGCAACAGAAACAACTGACGACATTGACGTGGGAACCGATATTAGCACAGACCAGACCTCATTGCCAGGACTCATTGAACAGGCGAACCGTTATTTCAATGCAGGCCAGGATGCACTACGTGCTGGTAATTGGACAGAATATGGACGGTATCAGCGGCTTTTGGAGGAAACTTTACGTCAACTGGCTGAATAG
- a CDS encoding BamA/TamA family outer membrane protein, translating to MKDDKNRTASVEVEGRKKGWVGRHALLILVVLSLLSPCVAWSQSFGKNKITGQRFDWHIHRTEHFDIHYYPSEAKLVPIMAAIAEEAYEKHSEDFEHELQGRTPLILYKSHKDFQETNIILQELHEGIGGFAELFKHRIVIPFTGSLEAFREVIFHELIHIFQYDIIYQKPHARIYSGEFLYSPPIWFMEGMADYFAEDNDAIGEMVVRDASMNNNIVPLPQLHNFNRLSSPYIGYKLGQLAVAYLTETYGREKIAEILQGLRQSRTKDINRVFQEVLGVELEEFDKAWRQTVRKRYWPLIEDRELPDLVAKNLTEESRYSHNIKPVWSPSGDIIAYVTGNEGFLEIVLMSAKTGKRIERVTKRFFREKYEEIRTDFGGFGRSLAWAPDGDRIAFIAKHHDANYLLEVNILTEELTQYFELDFDNVISPDYDGSGERIIFSALKEGQSDLYIIELLTGEVDRLTFDPFNDTHPSWHPITGEIVYTSERGAKNRLVLINRNQGTERLLTDGTYNAISPSWTPDGKSILFCSDRQGIYDIHKLEMSHPSSVNSDQLKEGSVKSEDPSTDNAHSEANMETDNDSADSHSVVSAEDDSVEPVGSRPVELELTRLTNMMTGCFNPSLAPDGKHLLFSAYQNGKYDVCIMEITKAIAEKIEVSSVAEPSAILTEEEPENYRIARRKYSTSSSFALDAIFPDFSFGADGILRSTVQVVGSDMLGNHRIGLSVMNQSSYLTPDFIAQYGFLTHRTDVGAMIYNYHEYHILGGIQRRRGILQRITGLGAYLNYPFDRYHRLDFAFSMYSKPFSFNFQTREPLDPFDDRGLLTMGSVAFVGDTTMWREWAPYTGSRYRIELEQSFPALGSELSLTNVIFDARRYFGFSRRSTFAARLLLGGSFGGDRSYFYLGGIDTLRGYNYEELVGTRIGLLNFEVRIPFIDVLHFGWPVQWTIGGIRGIAFADLGGAWSDWQYGPENPFQIFVRDKNRIHLKDVKASIGAGLRLQLGVFSVDFAAAWHTDLTSVEPGMKYHLGLGQAF from the coding sequence GTGAAGGACGATAAAAACAGAACTGCATCGGTAGAAGTGGAAGGCAGGAAAAAAGGATGGGTAGGCAGGCATGCCCTGTTGATACTCGTTGTTCTGAGCTTGTTATCACCTTGCGTTGCGTGGTCGCAAAGTTTTGGGAAAAACAAAATTACCGGACAACGTTTCGATTGGCACATTCACCGGACAGAGCATTTCGACATCCACTATTATCCAAGTGAAGCGAAACTCGTGCCTATTATGGCGGCTATTGCCGAAGAAGCTTACGAAAAGCACAGCGAAGATTTTGAACATGAGCTGCAAGGCAGGACCCCCCTCATCCTTTACAAATCCCATAAAGACTTTCAGGAAACCAACATAATTCTCCAGGAACTGCACGAAGGGATTGGCGGTTTCGCTGAGCTATTTAAACACCGTATCGTTATACCGTTCACCGGATCCTTGGAAGCGTTTCGAGAGGTAATTTTTCACGAGCTCATTCATATTTTTCAATACGATATTATCTACCAGAAACCACATGCCCGTATCTATAGCGGCGAGTTCCTGTATTCCCCGCCAATTTGGTTTATGGAGGGAATGGCGGACTATTTTGCAGAAGACAATGATGCGATTGGAGAGATGGTCGTCCGAGATGCCAGCATGAATAACAATATCGTGCCACTACCGCAACTTCACAATTTCAACCGACTCAGTTCACCTTACATTGGATATAAGTTAGGGCAATTAGCGGTGGCGTATCTCACAGAAACGTATGGACGAGAGAAAATCGCTGAGATTTTGCAGGGGTTACGCCAAAGTCGCACAAAGGACATCAACCGTGTTTTCCAAGAGGTACTCGGCGTAGAACTCGAGGAATTTGATAAAGCGTGGCGGCAGACAGTCCGCAAACGCTACTGGCCCCTCATTGAGGATCGGGAATTGCCCGATCTGGTCGCAAAGAACCTTACCGAGGAATCTCGATACTCCCATAACATTAAACCTGTCTGGTCGCCAAGCGGCGATATTATCGCTTACGTCACAGGAAACGAAGGGTTTCTGGAAATCGTCCTGATGTCCGCAAAGACAGGTAAGCGCATCGAACGCGTCACCAAGCGGTTTTTCCGTGAGAAATACGAGGAAATCCGAACCGATTTCGGTGGATTTGGGAGAAGTCTCGCCTGGGCACCTGATGGCGACAGGATCGCATTCATCGCCAAACATCACGATGCAAATTACCTCCTTGAAGTCAATATTTTGACTGAGGAACTGACCCAATACTTCGAGTTAGATTTCGATAACGTCATTTCACCCGACTACGATGGCAGCGGTGAACGGATAATCTTTTCTGCCCTAAAAGAGGGGCAGTCGGATCTCTATATAATCGAATTGTTGACGGGTGAAGTGGACAGACTTACCTTCGACCCATTTAACGATACACATCCATCGTGGCATCCAATAACTGGCGAAATCGTCTACACTTCCGAACGAGGCGCGAAAAATAGACTGGTGCTGATAAACCGCAATCAAGGGACAGAACGCCTGCTGACCGATGGCACCTATAACGCCATCAGCCCAAGTTGGACACCCGATGGAAAATCAATCCTTTTCTGTTCAGATCGGCAGGGCATTTACGATATACACAAACTTGAAATGAGTCATCCGTCATCGGTTAACAGTGATCAGTTAAAAGAGGGTTCGGTTAAATCAGAAGATCCCTCAACTGATAACGCTCACAGCGAGGCAAACATGGAAACCGATAACGATTCCGCTGATAGCCATTCCGTCGTCTCTGCTGAAGACGATAGTGTAGAACCTGTGGGTTCTCGACCTGTGGAACTTGAGTTGACGCGCCTTACCAATATGATGACAGGTTGTTTCAATCCAAGTTTGGCTCCCGATGGTAAACATCTGCTGTTTAGTGCCTACCAGAATGGAAAATACGATGTCTGTATCATGGAGATTACCAAAGCGATTGCGGAAAAAATCGAGGTTTCGAGCGTGGCAGAACCCTCCGCAATTTTAACGGAAGAAGAACCAGAAAATTATAGGATTGCCAGACGAAAATATAGCACAAGCTCCTCTTTTGCTTTAGATGCGATCTTCCCGGATTTCAGTTTCGGGGCGGATGGCATCCTGAGAAGTACGGTCCAGGTCGTTGGCAGCGACATGTTAGGGAACCATCGTATCGGGCTTAGCGTCATGAACCAATCCAGCTACCTGACACCGGATTTTATCGCACAATACGGTTTTTTGACACACCGAACGGATGTTGGGGCAATGATTTATAACTACCATGAATACCATATCTTGGGGGGTATACAGAGAAGACGCGGCATTCTGCAGCGGATTACTGGACTCGGCGCATACCTCAATTATCCGTTTGACAGATACCATCGACTTGACTTTGCGTTCTCAATGTACTCGAAGCCGTTCTCTTTCAACTTCCAAACGCGCGAACCTTTGGATCCATTTGACGATAGAGGCTTGCTCACGATGGGGTCCGTTGCATTTGTTGGAGATACAACGATGTGGCGGGAGTGGGCACCGTATACAGGTTCGCGGTATCGTATTGAACTTGAGCAATCCTTCCCCGCACTCGGTAGTGAATTGTCACTCACAAATGTTATTTTTGATGCCCGACGCTATTTCGGGTTCAGCAGACGTTCTACCTTTGCAGCACGGTTACTGCTCGGTGGTAGTTTCGGGGGTGATAGATCCTATTTTTATCTCGGTGGGATTGATACACTACGCGGCTATAATTATGAGGAGTTAGTCGGAACACGCATCGGACTCCTTAACTTCGAGGTCCGTATTCCGTTCATAGATGTGCTTCATTTCGGATGGCCCGTCCAATGGACGATTGGCGGGATACGCGGAATTGCCTTCGCAGATTTGGGAGGGGCTTGGTCGGATTGGCAATATGGACCGGAGAATCCCTTCCAGATATTTGTTCGCGATAAAAATCGTATTCACCTTAAGGACGTTAAAGCCTCAATCGGGGCTGGACTGCGTTTGCAACTCGGTGTATTTTCAGTAGACTTCGCAGCAGCATGGCATACGGATCTGACGAGCGTTGAACCCGGTATGAAGTACCATCTCGGACTCGGGCAAGCTTTTTAA
- a CDS encoding tetratricopeptide repeat protein, translated as MVTVLRYSQLASIAILLCLMLSGCAIISRDVTRTEAYNRFAIKAAQAQLWNEAVFRWKQVISIDPGDSKAHNNLGVAYEALGNMEEAIAAYERAAELEPNNKYYRLNYRRCRIHLRRSGGDDKDAPQLEEPPHLLDEDTQDADSERDRDPIRYVDDFRM; from the coding sequence ATGGTAACCGTGTTAAGATACAGTCAACTCGCGTCTATCGCTATTCTTCTCTGCTTGATGCTATCCGGATGTGCTATAATATCGCGAGATGTTACGCGAACCGAAGCTTACAATCGATTCGCAATCAAGGCAGCGCAAGCGCAGCTCTGGAATGAAGCCGTCTTCCGGTGGAAGCAGGTGATTAGTATCGATCCAGGGGATTCTAAAGCACATAATAACCTCGGTGTCGCTTACGAGGCACTCGGAAATATGGAAGAGGCGATTGCGGCGTATGAGCGCGCAGCCGAATTAGAACCCAATAATAAATACTACAGACTCAACTATCGGCGGTGCCGGATACACCTCCGGCGAAGTGGAGGGGACGATAAAGATGCACCCCAGTTAGAAGAACCGCCCCACCTACTGGACGAGGATACACAGGATGCAGATAGCGAAAGGGATAGGGATCCTATTAGGTATGTTGACGATTTTCGGATGTAG